A genomic window from Colletotrichum destructivum chromosome 7, complete sequence includes:
- a CDS encoding Putative DhaK domain, DhaL domain, dihydroxyacetone kinase, DhaL domain superfamily, producing the protein MSKHFYDEAEDLVLDALESLVLTHSGLSLDKSKKTLWLTNNDPNHVSLLSGGGAGHEPAHAGFVGAGMLTAAVSGSIFASPSVAQILSGISRVASPAGVLLIIKNYTGDVFHFHLAAEKAKASLGVPVEVLVVGDDVSVGRRKSGKVGRRGLAGTVLVHKVLGAYKETGASLADVARLGRAVTENLVTVGASLEHVHIPGREAAAASSDDQVELGMGIHNEPGCQVLKPRPALPKLIDAMLTQLLDTGDSDRAYVDFSDAKEVVLLVNNLGGVSPLEFGGITTKVTNALSARGLKLARVISGTYMTSLNGPGFSITLLKATPEILKYVDAGTDAVGWAYTPRNETGGDVKQRLVESGESSHGQQDGGESGVKLDVEVLKKVVAEAARRINDAEPQITAHDTQVGDGDCGVTLARGAKAVLKYAESSSATPDAVRTAIDLTNVIEDNMDGTSGAIYSIFFAALASELRKAGAGQLGLAAWAKVAAGALDTLQQATPARQGDRTLIDALEPFVRTLGSSGSVKEAVEAARKGVEATKGMAASLGRAVYVEESAWGKVPDPGAEGVLAILEGLEAATS; encoded by the exons ATGTCGAAACACTTTTACGATGAAGCCGAGGACCTCGTTCTCGATGCCCTCGAGAGCCTTGTCCTCACGCACTCGGGCCTGAGCCTGGACAAGTCCAAGAAGA CACTTTGGCTTACAAACAACGACCCCAACCACGTCTCGCTCCTCtccggaggcggcgccggccatgAGCCCGCCCacgccggcttcgtcggcgccggcatgctcacggccgccgtctcgggctCCATCTTCGCCTCCCCCAGCGTCGCCCAGATCCTCTCGGGCATCTCCCGCGTCGCGAGTCCCGCCGGtgtcctcctcatcatcaagaaCTACACCGGCGACGTCTTCCACTTccaccttgccgccgagaaggccaaggccagccTCGGCGTgcccgtcgaggtcctcgtcgtcggcgacgacgtctcCGTCGGCCGCCGCAAGAGCGGCAAggtcggccgccgcgggctCGCCGGCACTGTGCTCGTCCAcaaggtcctcggcgcctACAAGGAGACGGGCGCCTCGCTGGCCGACGTCGCGCGCCTCGGCAGGGCCGTCACCGAGAACCTTGTGACCGTCGGCGCGTCGCTCGAGCACGTGCACATCCCCGGCCgcgaggccgcggcggcgtcgtccgACGACcaggtcgagctgggcatGGGAATCCACAACGAGCCGGGATGCCAGGTGCTGAAGCCGCGGCCGGCGCTCCCgaagctcatcgacgccatgctcacccagctcctcgacaccGGCGACTCGGACCGCGCGTACGTCGACTTCTCGGATGCCAAAGAGGTCGTTCTCTTGGTCAACAACCTGGGCGGTGTCTCGCCGCTCGAGttcggcggcatcaccaCCAAGGTCACAAATGCTCTGA GTGCCCGCGGACTGAAATTGGCCCGCGTCATCTCGGGAACGTACATGACGAGTCTCAACGGCCCCGGCTTCAGCATCACGCTCCTAAAGGCCACGCCCGAGATCCTCAAgtacgtcgacgccggcaccgacgccgtcggctgGGCGTACACGCCACGCAACGAGACCGGCGGGGACGTAAAGCAGCGTCTggtcgagagcggcgagTCGAGCCATGGACAGCAGGACGGCGGTGAGAGCGGCGTGAAGC TTGACGTGGAAGTCCTCAAGaaggtcgtcgccgaggcggccaggAGGATCAACGACGCCGAGCCGCAGATCACGGCGCACGACACCCaagtcggcgacggcgactgCGGCGTCACCCTCGCGCGCGGGGCCAAGGCCGTCCTCAAGTACGCCGAGTCGTCCTCCGCCACGCCGGACGCCGTCCGCACGGCCATCGACCTCACCAACGTCATCGAGGACAACATGGACGGCACCTCGGGCGCCATCTactccatcttcttcgcggCGCTGGCGTCGGAGCTGCGcaaggccggcgcgggccaGCTGGGCCTCGCCGCGTGGGCAAAGGTCGCCGCGGGCGCGCTGGACACGCTGCAgcaggcgacgccggcgaggcagGGCGACAGGACGCTCATCGACGCACTGGAGCCGTTCGTCAGGACCCTTGGGAGCTCGGGCagcgtcaaggaggccgtcgaggcggcgaggaagggcgTAGAGGCCACCAAGGGCATGGCGGCGtccctcggccgcgccgtctACGTCGAGGAGTCGGCCTGGGGCAAGGTGCCGGACCCTGGAGCCGAGGGCGTCCTGGCCATCCTCGAGGGTCTTGAGGCGGCGACATCATaa
- a CDS encoding Putative AMP-dependent synthetase/ligase domain, phosphopantetheine binding ACP domain, AMP-binding: MAIHTEGVAARSLLTSEKPTVEIVETVKPLELRTVTDLLLRRVEEAPDVDVLAYPATARGRDDYVNYTAKDLDRFADEAARKYAQAGLLPENPSSSQAEVVALLANSDLNYVVSMFALSRMGFAVLYLSTRLSPEAYVNLLKKTDCHRIVVADRYGDAAAQINAHSDSPVSTFGILDKADYDVAEPSGERFPVFSHPNAGQRISFIVHSSGSTGLPKPIFQTHAACISNYSSGIPYRAFLTLPLFHNHGISTLFRAIYAGNRIAIYNANLPLSGTTLVRAMNATEPGSLHCVPYALKLLAETEGGIEALQRLKLVLYGGSSCPDDLGDRLVEAGVYLVGHYGATEMGQLMTSFREPGDKYWNYMRPLASAKPWLRMIPIAGDVYECVVLDGLPSKVLSNSDDPAPNSYRTRDTFVPHPTIPDAWRYLGRLDDRVTLVNGEKVLPIPYENHIREHELVQEVVVFGVGKSIPGLVIVPSENARGLSREDILKTLGPVIEQANARAEAFGRVSPEMIEVVDVGTEYPRTDKGTVIRAAFYKQFDALIEDVYRRFDAPKDTVSRNAGGNGDGNGNGNGGGELLTLNLSQLEDHLLDLFRSTLGFPKVDKDTDFFEAGVDSLQASTARGHIQRGVDLGGKSLGQNVVFEYPNVLSLSRHLYSLRTGESVVDAVDEIDVMRQLIAKYSDFDERTPGSVTPDGETVILTGATGTLGAHLLAQVVRQPYVKAVYCLARASSAEEAESRVLQSVTSKGLGLSDGDRAKVRYLPTNLSLPDLGLPADAVAELRRTLTTVIHSAWAVNFNLGVASFEAQHIRGVHNLLNFCLATETVRPARLFFCSSVSAAAGTPIPARVKETYVENLAHAQNMGYARSKVVTEHVVKAAAAKTGMVARVLRLGQIVGDSEGGVWNQTEAIPLMIRSAKVIKALPALEETPSWMPADKMALAVLELARLTGPRCTSCGAAPSSPDDEDADLVYQVQNPRLFHWTFDFLRALRAAGLEFQIVSQREWVRRLRESDPDPERNPTYKLLRFFEDKYDNDKPGRQGLVFETERTGRRSAAVGDGWDVVGSGLVEKMVRWMETQW, encoded by the exons ATGGCCATCCACACGGAAGGCGTGGCGGCGAGGTCCCTCCTCACGTCTGAGAAGCCGACCGTCGAGATCGTCGAGACCGTGAAGCCCCTGGAGCTCAGGACCGTCACCGACCTACTGTTGCGGCGTGTGGAGGAGGCGCCCGACGTCGATGTGCTGGCCtacccggcgacggcgcgcggCCGGGACGACTATGTCAACTACACGGCCAAGGACCTCGACCGGTTCGCCGATGAGGCGGCACGCAAGTACGCGCAGGCCGGTCTGTTGCCAGAG AACCCCTCGTCATCCCAAGCAGAGGTCGTCGCCCTCTTGGCCAACTCGGACCTCAACTACGTCGTCTCCATGTTCGCCCTCTCGAGGATGGGCTTCGCCGTGCTCTACCTCTCGACGCGCCTCTCGCCCGAGGCCTACGTCAACCTCCTCAAGAAGACGGACTGCCACCGGATCGTTGTCGCGGACCGGtacggcgacgccgcggctCAGATCAACGCGCACTCGGACTCGCCCGTGTCGACgttcggcatcctcgacaaggccgactacgacgtcgccgagccgTCGGGCGAGCGGTTCCCCGTCTTCTCGCACCCCAACGCCGGCCAGCGCATCTCCTTCATCGTCCACTCGTCCGGCTCCACGGGGCTGCCCAAGCCCATTTTCCAGACGCACGCCGCCTGCATCTCCAACTACTCAAGCGGCATCCCCTACCGGGCCTTCCTGACGCTGCCGCTGTTCCACAACCACGGCATCTCGACCCTGTTCCGCGCCATCTACGCCGGCAACCGCATTGCCATCTACAACGCAAACCTGCCCCTGTCCGGCACGACGCTCGTCCGCGCCATGAACGCTACGGAGCCCGGCAGCCTTCACTGCGTGCCGTACGCGCTGAAGCTGCtcgccgagaccgagggcggcatcgaggCACTGCAGAGGCTCAAGCTCGTCCTGTACGGCGGCAGCAGTTGCCCGGACGACCTGGGCGACCGTctggtcgaggccggcgtctACCTCGTCGGCCACTACGGAGC CACCGAGATGGGCCAGCTCATGACCTCGTTCCGCGAGCCCGGCGACAAGTACTGGAACTACATGCGGccgctggcctcggccaagcCCTGGCTGCGCATGATCcccatcgccggcgacgtctACGAGTGCGTcgtgctcgacggcctccccTCCAAGGTGCTGTCCAACTCGGACGACCCGGCGCCCAACTCGTACCGCACCCGCGACACCTTTGTGCCGCACCCGACCATCCCGGACGCCTGGCGGTACCTCGGCCGGCTCGACGACCGCGTCACGCTTgtcaacggcgagaaggTTCTGCCCATTCCCTACGAGAACCACATCCGCGAGCACGAGCTGGTGCAGgaggtcgtcgtcttcggcgtcggcaagTCCATCCCAGggctcgtcatcgtcccCAGCGAGAACGCGAGGGGTCTGTCCAGGGAGGACATCCTCAAGACGCTGGGCCCGGTCATCGAGCAGGCCAACGCGAGGGCTGAGGCCTTTGGCCGCGTGTCCCCCGAGATgatcgaggtcgtcgacgtcggcacAGAGTACCCGCGCACCGACAAGGGCACCGTCATCCGCGCCGCCTTCTACAAGCAGTTCGACGCCCTCATCGAGGACGTCTACCGCCGCTTCGACGCGCCCAAGGACACTGTGTCTCGCAACGCTGgtggcaacggcgacggtAACGGCAACGGtaacggcggcggtgagctCCTCACGCTCAACCTCTCCCAGCTCGAGGACCACCTGCTCGACCTCTTCCGCTCCACGCTCGGCTTTcccaaggtcgacaaggACACGGACTtcttcgaggccggcgtcgacagcCTCCaggccagcacggcgcgcGGGCACATccagcgcggcgtcgacctcggcggcaagTCGCTCGGGCAGAACGTCGTGTTCGAGTACCCCAACGTGCTGTCGCTGTCGAGGCACCTCTACTCGCTCCGCACGGGCGAGtcggtcgtcgacgccgtggacGAGATCGACGTCATGCGGCAGCTCATCGCCAAGTACTCGGACTTTGACGAGAGGACACCCGGCTCCGTCACCCCGGACGGCGAGACCGTCATCCTCACCGGCGCCACGGGCACCCTCGGCGCccacctcctcgcccaggtCGTCCGCCAGCCCTACGTCAAGGCCGTCTACTGCCTCGCGcgcgcctcgtccgccgaggaggccgagtcCCGCGTGCTCCAGTCGGTGACTTCcaagggcctcggcctctcgGACGGCGACAGGGCCAAGGTACGGTACCTCCCGACGAACTTGAGCCTGCCGGACCTCGGCCTCCCcgcggacgccgtcgccgagctgcgcCGGACCCTCACCACCGTCATTCATTCGGCGTGGGCCGTCAATTTCAACCTGGGCGTCGCCAGCTTCGAGGCCCAGCACATCCGCGGCGTGCACAACCTGCTCAACTTCTGCCTGGCCACCGAGACGGTCCGCCCCGCGCGGCTCTTTTTCTGCTCCTCCGTgtccgcggcggccggcacGCCGATCCCGGCCCGCGTCAAGGAGACGTACGTCGAGAACCTCGCGCACGCCCAGAACATGGGCTACGCGCGGTCCAAGGTCGTCACGGAGCACGTcgtcaaggcggcggcggccaagacggGCATGGTGGCTAGGGTGCTGCGGCTCGGCCAGATCGTCGGCGACTCGGAGGGCGGCGTCTGGAACCAGACCGAGGCCATCCCGCTGATGATCCGCAGCGCCAAGGTGATTAAGGCGCTGCCAGCGCTGGAAGAG ACCCCCTCGTGGATGCCCGCCGACAAgatggccctcgccgtcctcgagctcgcaCGCCTCACGGGCCCGCGCTGCACGTCCTGCGGCGCGGCCCCCTCGTccccggacgacgaggacgcggaccTCGTGTACCAGGTGCAGAACCCGCGGCTCTTCCACTGGACGTTCGACTTCCTCCGGGCGCTCCGGGCCGCGGGGCTCGAGTTCCAGATCGTCTCGCAGCGCGAGTGGGTGCGCCGACTGCGCGAGTcggacccggacccggaGCGCAACCCGACGTACAAGCTGCTGCGCTTCTTCGAGGACAAgtacgacaacgacaagccAGGACGGCagggcctcgtcttcgagacGGAGCGGACGGGCCGGAGGAgcgcggccgtcggcgatgggTGGGATGTCGTCGGCAGCGGGCTCGTGGAGAAGATGGTGCGATGGATGGAAACGCAGTGGTAG